The genomic segment GCTCCTTGTTCTGGATGAACGACGGCTTGTCGGAGACGTCCTCCTCGTTGAACGAGGGCGGCTTGGGAAGCTCGAGCTGGTCGAAGCGGCCCTCGTGGCGCGGAGCGGGGCGAGGGTTGGGCTTGCCGCCGTAGGCCGCCTCACCGTGCGGCGCGAGCGGCTGGACCGTGAGAAAGAACGGGTCTCGTTTCTTCGAGGACTTGCGGATGAAGTCGACGGCCTCGTCGGACTCGACGTCGGTCAGGTAGTCCTTCGGGCGCTTGCCGTAGCGGCGGATCTTGCCGTTGTCGTTTGCCCGCCAGCCGAACATCTTGCTGTCGAGGTTGGAGAAGAACGTGTCGAACCCGCGCGGGATGTTCTTCGGCCGCTTCTCGGCGCGGTTCGGATAGCCGTTCATGAACTTGCCGATGAAGCCGGTCCGGTAGCCGTCGCGCTGCAGCGCGCGCGGAGCGGTCCCGCGGTCATCGAACTGGCCGTAGCCGCCGTCGGGCGGGTGGTTGCCCCGCACGCCGTGGTTGTGCGCGTACTGGCCGGTCAGCAGCGTCGCGCGCGACGGCGAGCAGAGCGGATAGCTCGCGTAGAAGTTCTCGAACTCGACGCCGCCGCGGCCGAGCACGCGCTTCGTCGTTCGCATCTTGCGCATCGACAGCAGGTCCTGATCGTCGGTCATCACGACGACGAAGTTCGGGCGCTTGTCGGCGCGCGCCTCCTCGCGGGCGGCGCTCGCGCTCGGTTCGCGCAGCATCGCGAACCCGAGACCGATCGCGGTCAGGGCGAGCGAGGAGAACAGGGCCCGGACGAAAAGGCGGGAACGCAGGGCTCCCGTCGGCCAGGCGAAACTTTTCACGCGGTTCCGCGACACGGCAGGTAGGCAGCGTAATAGCGCAACGTCAGCTTTCCTTAAGACCGCCGCGGCCTGGGCGACCGCCTGCGGTCTACTCGGCGGTGCCGAAGAACCCGAGCAGCCGCTGGGAGACCGCGTCGGGCTGCTCCTCGGGCAGCCAATGCCCGGCGCCGGGCACGGTCTCGATGCGGACGTTCGAGGCGTGCGCCTCTAG from the Thermoleophilia bacterium SCSIO 60948 genome contains:
- a CDS encoding sulfatase, which encodes MKSFAWPTGALRSRLFVRALFSSLALTAIGLGFAMLREPSASAAREEARADKRPNFVVVMTDDQDLLSMRKMRTTKRVLGRGGVEFENFYASYPLCSPSRATLLTGQYAHNHGVRGNHPPDGGYGQFDDRGTAPRALQRDGYRTGFIGKFMNGYPNRAEKRPKNIPRGFDTFFSNLDSKMFGWRANDNGKIRRYGKRPKDYLTDVESDEAVDFIRKSSKKRDPFFLTVQPLAPHGEAAYGGKPNPRPAPRHEGRFDQLELPKPPSFNEEDVSDKPSFIQNKEPLSERQIRGLEERYRARAESLLAVDDMIGRIKRTLKQRDEWRNTYVIFTSDNGRMSGQHRWTGKSLLYEESVRVPMLIRGPGIPKGEVRTQQTSNVDLAPTILDAAGTRPLVEMDGISMLPLIDDPQMARDRELLLENSFSVGLRSRDNLYAEHKQAGEPREYELYDLNRDPFQLQNIYDSNATSDSEQARLAQRVDELRDCAGAECNR